The Brachyhypopomus gauderio isolate BG-103 chromosome 17, BGAUD_0.2, whole genome shotgun sequence genome includes a window with the following:
- the fancm gene encoding Fanconi anemia group M protein isoform X1, translating to MSCANQRTLFQTWGTSAPKAPVPDKDVRKKASCRRKDCPNKNEKKNENATSRGCLWGEIGQGTAANQTKDEQEMDDDLMLVAVYEAEKSLENCDTDPKELRVPTHTYSDLPGYDSSSGRVWIYPTNFPIRDYQLKISEACLFQNTLVCLPTGLGKTFIASVVMYNFYRWYPSGKIVFMAPTKPLVAQQIEACYKVMGIPQHHMAELTGGTAAPQRGELWGAKRVFFLTPQVMVNDLSRNTCPASQVKCVVIDEAHKASGNHAYCQVVRQLWNHTKQFRVLALSATPGGDMKAVQQVITNLLISHIELRSEESPDIQAHSHQRSLEKIVVPLGEALMGYQTRYLQVLEKFTSRLTQMRVLYHRDLASLTKYQLIMARDQFRNNPPPHVTRAQHGVLQGDFALCISLYHGLELLQQMGLRSHFLFMQNIMMGAKEYSRARSELQRTPVFMDLYREMEAMFQTSTKGPEDQFFYSHPKLQKLDEVVLHHFRTWSENSGCALDSGDASRGESTRVMIFSSFRESVQEIAEMLNRHQPLIKVMTFLGQASGGKNLRGFSQKEQLEVVRKFRVGGFNTLVSTCVGEEGLDIGEVDLIVCFDAQKSPIRLVQRMGRTGRRRQGRIVVILAEGREERTYNQSQSNRRSVNKCIAGKKHNFIMYPHSPRMLPADVTPTVHKMHITCGQFEPKDYSRRSVKGRRSLPTGRVPLLHPLGQAGGVEECLKDDGFLSPAEQAVWASTMKLREWEPQPTLRTTSFLSLGADPQPQDASAQSLVRPLSLWEWRHWQNQPLPTHRVEHSARCLHFTAIMELIDRMKQEEEQGTCRYESELMAYLNEGDVISCKEDGRMENPTSGKAHRQKRPKITPAAQDNVLPISAAKLNKIDAALQEERSRSAGDSSSCTVIKDVLPPETDHYITKGQDDLGVFQDNFDDPVANMNVDEGTLTGICEYSEVKPSVQEEQIHSSLGHPQDPCNSQSDGSADELFYLPKWDVLKCPKLHPLKQSTSLKLVLSSVKCFLSRSPPSSSDLNCSLTSNEPNQSVEICSGPKEGIDQFQVNFCLEVDENPVNGDSVDANVSGEHSESPDTPETLQPAVGPGNAPSPAPASSDRSPSWEEVFEDDLDNTEADKEPALPSGPKKQLELTSLDASVDLFGDDEAFLQISLPDIATPNKGTITPMSRQDIEQEGQIIRHVGQIASSSFNAGESHKSNKTPCPLLLEQKRVSEHKSEAFDYSQDIFSVNFDLGFSFESDEENAECVPVPSTVAKREQTFTSPTLAKPSEHSNIIPLGHVSTPRVCPVNTTKLPSLMDKTYLSPIVTEGQNMVTRPNTFTPSSVLFSPNCTSIDRPSKSWSFQAQSRGIVNRSFRRSLLQTEKTTHQDSVSQPLNSDSEEEIVIKKRCNQEKVNPLASPEHSKIFSDVDSPVQVPRRRVARLNVSESDGGAVSDDDFQKVSFCQPKVPQPCKHTHLMKKSKKAEHREGRQFLDEEAVLSDGDSFSSDECEGEELNQSLEGFVVDNTHVSQGLNDSEMREFYLKSVKSPAISNKFRMVYKPIHNMDIFSQVPEQDETYAEDSFVVEGSGDEDGEDAAAAEEEEEEVGAEILPEDSYVDGRRQYPTRRRARLRQSRDAGETRGVRVKRSRIIPVRDSSDEEEESKRLHAEAGPVSERPAARVSQHRMPECGPSRLCTEVHATERPGREEEERTQQMMKKRAQLSDELDFQLPLPSCLAEAHVAGGGGAGGAAVAERPPARLGVLMDSRCLSSSVEVVSALRLKHGLAVQVCSLASCDLVVSRRMAVEWQNASELASPQSRRRLQERLQSLQGLFDRVCLLVEKDRTKPGEPLRSFHRSRYYDSTVAALVRAGIRLLFSSGPDDTAALLAQLAQVEQRKGWAIGVPMDVKGHQQQALQFYLTLPCVSYVSALYMCHSFSSVSQLVNSSLEGLQRGIQVSRSRAEEIYRCLRYPCDTALLKTSTSKSSL from the exons ATGAGTTGTGCCAATCAAAGGACCTTGTTTCAAACATGGGGCACAAGTGCTCCCAAGGCACCCGTTCCTGATAAAGACGTGAGGAAAAAGGCGTCATGTAGACGTAAGGATTGTCCAAACAAGAATGAGAAGAAGAATGAGAATGCAACATCTCGTGGCTGTCTTTGGGGTGAGATTGGCCAAGGAACTGCTGCTAACCAGACGAAAGACGAGCAGGAGATGGACGATGACCTGATGCTGGTAGCTGTATATGAGGCTGAAAAGTCTCTGGAAAACTGTGACACTGATCCCAAAGAATTAAGGGTTCCTACCCACACCTACTCTGATCTTCCTGGCTATGACAGTTCCTCAGGAAGAGTCTGGATCTATCCTACAAACTTCCCCATCAGGGACTATCAGCTGAAGATATCTGAAGCATGTTTGTTTCAAAACACTCTAGTCTGCCTGCCCACCGGCCTTGGGAAGACCTTCATCGCTTCTGTTGTGATGTATAACTTCTACCGTTGGTATCCTTCAGGAAAAATAGTCTTCATGGCCCCCACTAAACCGCTTGTAGCCCAGCAGATTGAAGCATGTTACAAAGTGATGGGGATACCACAGCACCACATGGCGGAGTTGACAG GCGGCACAGCAGCGCCACAGCGGGGGGAGCTGTGGGGGGCCAAGCGTGTGTTCTTTCTTACCCCACAGGTGATGGTGAATGACCTTTCCCGGAACACGTGTCCTGCTTCTCAGGTGAAGTGTGTGGTTATTGATGAGGCGCATAAGGCATCTGGGAACCATGCGTATTGTCAG GTGGTCCGGCAATTATGGAACCACACAAAACAATTCCGTGTCCTGGCTCTCAGCGCTACACCGGGTGGAGACATGAAG GCTGTGCAGCAAGTCATCACCAATCTGCTGATCTCACACATAGAGCTGCGCTCGGAGGAGAGCCCAGACATTCAAGCCCATTCTCACCAACGCAGCTTGGAGAAGATTGTTGTCCCATTGGGAGAAGCACTCATGGGATACCAGACTCGTTACCTTCAG GTTCTGGAGAAATTCACATCCCGTCTAACCCAGATGAGGGTCCTGTACCATCGCGACCTGGCCTCCCTCACCAAGTACCAGCTCATTATGGCCCGAGACCAGTTCCGAAACAACCCGCCCCCTCACGTGACG AGGGCCCAGCATGGAGTCCTGCAGGGGGATTTCGCTCTGTGTATTAGCCTGTACCACGGCCTTGAGCTACTACAGCAGATGGGTCTTAGGTCCCACTTTCTCTTCATGCAAAACATCATGATGGGTGCCAAAG AGTACTCTCGTGCCAGAAGTGAGCTTCAGCGAACCCCTGTTTTCATGGACCTCTACAGGGAGATGGAAGCCATGTTTCAAACGTCTACTAAAG GGCCTGAGGATCAATTTTTTTACAGCCACCCCAAACTTCAGAAGTTGGATGAAGTGGTGCTTCATCACTTTAGAACATGGTCTGAGAACTCAG GTTGTGCTCTGGACTCGGGGGATGCATCAAGGGGAGAAAGCACACGTGTGATGATCTTCTCTTCGTTCCGCGAGAGCGTTCAGGAGATCGCGGAGATGCTAAACCGTCACCAGCCCCTCATCAAGGTCATGACATTCCTGGGGCAGGCGTCCGGGGGCAAAAACCTCCGTGGCTTCTCTCAGAAGGAGCAGCTCGAG GTGGTGAGGAAGTTCCGGGTCGGGGGCTTTAACACACTTGTGTCCACCTGCGTGGGCGAGGAAGGACTGGACATCGGTGAGGTGGACCTCATCGTCTGCTTCGACGCTCAGAAGAGTCCCATCCGCCTGGTGCAGCGTATGGGCCGGACGGGTCGGCGGCGACAGGGCCGGATCGTGGTCATCCTGGCtgaaggaagagaggagagg ACCTATAACCAGAGCCAGAGTAACCGGCGCAGCGTGAATAAATGCATCGCGGGGAAGAAACACAACTTCATCATGTACCCCCACAGCCCACGCATGCTGCCCGCCGACGTCACCCCCACCGTGCACAAGATGCACATCACCTGTGGCCAGTTTGAGCCCAAAGACTACAGCAGGCGCTCCGTCAAGGGTCGCAGGTCACTGCCCACGGGCCGAGtgcccctgctccacccactcGGCCAGG CgggtggtgtggaggagtgttTGAAGGACGATGGCTTCCTCAGCCCTGCCGAGCAGGCCGTGTGGGCCTCCACCATGAAGCTGCGTGAGTGGGAGCCCCAGCCCACGCTCCGGACGACGTCTTTCCTGTCGCTGGGCGCAGACCCCCAGCCGCAG GATGCCAGTGCGCAGAGCTTAGTGAGGCCGCTGTCCCTGTGGGAGTGGAGGCACTGGCAGAATCagcctctccccacacacagggtGGAGCACTCCGCCCGCTGCCTCCACTTCACCGCCATCATGGAGCTCATAGACCGGAtgaaacaggaggaggag CAGGGCACCTGCAGATACGAGTCTGAGCTAATGGCTTATCTGAATGAGGGGGATGTGATTAGCTGTAAGGAGGATGGCAGAATGGAAAACCCAACAAGTGGAAAAGCTCATCGACAGAAACGACCTAAAATCACACCTGCTGCTCAAGATAACGTCCTCCCAATCTCAGCAGCGAAGCTAAATAAGATAGATGCAGCACTTCAAGAGGAGCGTTCACGCAGTGCCGGCGACAGTTCATCATGTACTGTAATTAAAGACGTCCTTCCCCCCGAGACTGATCATTATATCACTAAAGGCCAAGACGATCTCGGTGTGTTTCAGGACAACTTCGATGACCCTGTGGCCAATATGAATGTTGATGAGGGAACATTAACTGGTATATGTGAGTATTCAGAGGTGAAACCATCAGTACAAGAAGAGCAGATACATAGTTCTCTTGGACATCCGCAGGATCCTTGTAATAGCCAGTCAGACGGTTCTGCTGATGAATTGTTTTATCTTCCTAAATGGGATGTTCTAAAATGCCCTAAACTGCACCCTCTCAAGCAATCTACAAGCCTAAAACTTGTTCTGTCCAGTGTCAAGTGCTTCCTGTCCCGATCTCCACCAAGCTCTTCTGACCTAAATTGCTCATTAACCAGCAATGAACCAAATCAATCAGTGGAAATCTGCAGTGGTCCAAAAGAAGGGATTGATCAATTCCAGGTCAATTTCTGTCTTGAAGTTGATGAAAATCCAGTTAATGGCGACTCTGTGGATGCTAACGTGTCAGGAGAACATTCTGAATCACCTGACACTCCAGAAACTCTTCAGCCTGCTGTAGGGCCTGGTAACGCACCTTCTCCTGCTCCAGCCAGTTCTGACAGGAGCCCAAGCTGGGAGGAGGTTTTTGAGGATGATCTGGATAACACGGAGGCAGATAAAGAGCCTGCTCTACCATCTGGGCCCAAAAAGCAGCTGGAGCTCACGAGCTTAGATGCGAGTGTCGACCTGTTTGGGGATGATGAGGCATTCCTTCAAATATCTTTACCAGATATAGCAACTCCAAACAAAGGCACTATAACCCCTATGAGCAGACAGGATATTGAACAGGAGGGTCAGATTATACGTCATGTAGGGCAAATAGCTTCAAGTAGTTTTAATGCTGGAGAATCTCACAAGAGTAACAAGACTCCTTGCCCTCTACTACTGGAACAAAAACGGGTATCGGAGCACAAATCTGAGGCTTTTGATTACTCTCAGGACATTTTTTCTGTGAACTTTGACCTTGGATTTTCATTTGAGTCTGATGAAGAGAATGCAGAGTGTGTTCCTGTCCCCTCCACGGTGGCTAAGAGGGAGCAGACGTTCACGTCACCAACTCTGGCCAAACCCAGTGAACATTCCAACATCATCCCTCTTGGACATGTTTCAACTCCTAGGGTGTGTCCAGTGAACACAACAAAACTACCATCCCTCATGGACAAAACCTACCTTTCACCCATAGTCACTGAGGGACAGAATATGGTAACAAGGCCAAACACATTCACCCCAAGCTCTGTACTTTTCTCTCCAAACTGCACAAGTATAGATAGACCCTCTAAATCCTGGAGCTTCCAAGCACAGTCGCGTGGAATAGTGAACAGATCTTTTCGGAGGTCTCTGCTTCAGACAGAGAAGACTACTCATCAGGACTCTGTTTCAC AACCTCTGAACAGTGACAGTGAAGAGGAAATAGTTATCAAGAAACGATGCAATCAAGAAAAGGTCAATCCTCTGGCCTCTCCAGAG CACTCAAAAATCTTCAGTGATGTGGACTCTCCTGTCCAAGTGCCTAGAAGACGGGTCGCTCGATTGAACGTG TCAGAAAGTGATGGGGGAGCTGTGTCAGATGATGACTTTCAGAAGGTCTCCTTTTGTCAGCCAAAAGTGCCTCAGCcttgtaaacacacacatctcatgaAGAAATCTAAG AAGGCGGAGCACAGAGAAGGGAGGCAGTTCCTGGACGAGGAGGCAGTGCTCTCTGATGGAGACTCTTTTTCATCAGATGAATGTGAAGGAGAAGAACTGAACCAGTCGTTGGAAGGCTTTGTAGTAGACAACACTCACGTCTCTCAAGGCCTTAATG ATTCTGAAATGCGAGAGTTTTATCTGAAGTCTGTGAAGAGCCCTGCCATCTCTAACAAATTTCGAATGGTGTATAAGCCTATACACAACATGGACATCTTCTCACAG GTCCCTGAGCAGGACGAGACGTATGCAGAGGACAGCTTCGTGGTCGAGGGCAGTGGGGATGAGGATGGTGAGGATGCTGCTGCTgctgaagaggaggaagaggaggttggAGCAGAAATTCTCCCAGAAGACTCCTACGTAGATGGGAGAAGACAGTACCCCACGCGCCGAAGGGCTCGTCTCCGACAGAGCAGGGACGCGGGCGAGACGAGGGGCGTGAGGGTCAAGCGCTCCCGAATCATCCCGGTGCGGGACTCCAGCGACGAAGAGGAGGAGTCAAAGAGGCTCCACGCCGAGGCAGGGCCTGTTTCAGAGAGACCAGCTGCGAGAGTTTCCCAGCACCGAATGCCTGAATGTGGACCGTCGCGACTGTGTACGGAGGTTCATGCCACGGAGCGGCCTggcagggaggaagaggagcggacGCAGCAGATGATGAAGAAGCGTGCACAACTGTCTGACGAGCTGGACTTCCAGCTGCCCCTGCCCTCTTGTTTAGCTGAAGCACAC GTGGCGGGAGGCGGAGGGGCAGGCGGGGCAGCGGTGGCCGAGCGGCCCCCGGCCCGCCTGGGCGTCCTCATGGACAGCCGTTGTCTCAGCAGTAGCGTGGAGGTGGTGTCCGCCCTGCGCCTGAAGCACGGGCTGGCCGTGCAGGTGTGCTCACTGGCCTCCTGCGATCTGGTGGTGAGCAGACGCATGGCGGTGGAGTGGCAGAACGCGTCGGAGCTGGCCAGTCCCCAGAGTCGCAGGCGGCTGCAGGAGCGGCTGCAGAGCCTGCAGGGCCTGTTCGACCGCGTGTGCCTGCTTGTGGAGAAAGATCGCACCAAACCAG GGGAGCCACTGCGGAGCTTCCACCGTAGTCGTTACTATGACAGCACTGTAGCGGCGCTGGTCAGAGCCGGTATCCGGTTGCTGTTCAGCAGCGGTCCGGACGACACGGCTGC